The region AACCCTGTGCCAGTCCTCGACCTGGTGGAATTGGTCCCGTCACTGGTCATCGCGGATTCAGCCTGGGAGCGCATACGCGCCTTTGCGGCCGATACGCTGGGCCGACACGTCATCGTTTCACAGGACCGTGCCGGATTCGTCGTCAACTCTTTGCTGATCCCCTACATCGTCTCGGCGATCCGCATGTTGGAGTCGGGCTTCGCGGTTGCGCATGACATCGACGCAGGCATGGTCAGGGGATGCGCCCACCCGATGGGTCCGCTGCGACTGGCGGACCATATTGGCCTGGACACCACCCTCGCTGTGGCCGAGTCCCTGTATGCGGAGTACCGCGAGCCCCACCTGGCTCCGCCGGCGCTTCTGTCGCGCATGGTCCAAGCCGGTCACCTCGGCCGCAAGGCCGGTGTCGGCTTCTACAAGTACTCCGCCGGCACGGCCATATAGAGAACGCGGCGGAACCTGGGCGTTGTCGGCAAAGCGCAACGGCACCGGGACCCCCGGAGGAGGGCTGGGCCCCCGTTTCTGACGCGCGTCCATGCTGTCAGTGACGACCAAGTTCACCACCACCACGAGCACCAGGGCCACCAACCGCTGACACGGGGTGAGACCCGTCGTACCTTCTACTGGTTGCTGAAGGCGGCGTCGAAGGACGTCTCGGGGAGCTTCCACAGCAGGTCGCGGATGTACCGCACGGCCTCGGCCGCGCCGTGCAGGCGGTCCATGCCGGCGTCTTCCCACTCGATCGAGATGGGGCCGTCGTAGCCGATCGACGCGAGTGCCCGGAAGGCGTCCTCCCAGGGGATGTCGCCGTGTCCGGTCGAGACGAAGTCCCAACCGCGACGCGGGTCTCCCCATGCCAGATGCGAGCCGAGGATGCCCTGGCGACTGCTGGCCTCGCGGATGCGGGTGTCCTTGCAGTCCACGTGGTAGATGCGGTCGGAGAAGTCGGTGATGAACGACACCGTGTCGATGCCCTGCCACGCCATGTGTGAGCGGTCCCAGTTGAACCCGAAGGCCTCGCGGCGGCCGATGGCCTCCAGGGTGCGCACGCTCGTCCCGTAGTCGTACGCGATCTCGCTGGGGTGCACCTCGTGGGCGAAGCGCACGCCCTCGGCGTCGAAGACGTCGAGGATGGGGTTCCACCGGTTCGCGAAGTCCTCGTAGCCGCGGAGATGACGACGACGAAGTGGGTCATCGATGCCGTGAAGCTCGGCGAGCTCCGCGACGTCCCCACCGAAGAGGTCTACCTCCAGGATCGTTCCCGACGGGCCGTCAGCATGCCGCTGGTGATGTTCGTGCTGAGGTCGGGCGACCGGACCGTCGTCGTGGACACCGGCGGCCCGGCGGAGGAGGAACAGATCCGCCGCATGATCCCCTTCGGGTACGCGGTGGGGGAGGAGGAGCGCCTGGAGAACGCGCTCGCCCGCTTGGGGGTGCGCGCCGACGACGTCGACCTCGTTGTCAATACGCATCTGCACTGGGACCACTGCTCGAACAACAACGCGTTCCGCAACGCCGAGATCCTCGTCCAGCGCGCCGAGCTGGGCTACGCCACGGCGCCGTGCCCGGCACATCTGCGGGCGTACGGGATCCACGGCGACTCGGAACCGCCGTTCGCCCGGTGCCTGGAGCGGGTCCGCGCCCTCGACGGCGGGAGCGAGATCGCGTCCGGGTTGGGGGTCCTGCCGCTGCCAAGGCACTCGCCCGGGTCACAGGGCGTCCGCGTCGACACCGGCGAGGGGACCTTCGTCATCATGGGTAACTGCGTCGACACCCTCGACAACTGGGCCAACGGAGGTGCCGACCTGCCGCTGCCGTCCGGCCGGTTCACGGACCTCCCCGCCTTCTACGCCAGCCTCGCCCACCTCAAGGGCACCGGCTGGACGCCGCTGCCCAGCCACGACCACACGGTGGTCGAGCAGGCGACCTTCGGCTGCTGACACCTCCGGACGCCCAAGCGGCCAGCCCAGAGGACCGGACCCACCGATCGGAGAGGATCGATGACCTCGCTCGACCAGCGAGAGCGTCAGGGGGCCCGCCGCTCCGGTCTTCACGGGCCACCCGGTCCAGGTCTCGTTCACCCCGGCGGCCGGATCCGGGCAGTGACCTCACGTCGGTGTGCGGGCGCTACGCCTCCTCGGGGGCGGAACCGGACGTACGCTGTGCCCGCTCGGTGGGTGTCTGTGCGGCGGCTTCGAGGATGGCGCCGATCGCCTCGGGACGCATCGCCGACAGGCCCTCGAAGAGGGCGCTCGACCGCAGTGCGATGACGCCGATCAGGCAGGAGATGAGGACCTCGGCCCGGCCGACCGGGTCGTCGGCGCCTTCGGCCTCCAGCCGGCTGGCGAGCGGGGAGATCAGGCGGGTGCGGATCTCGTCCGCCGCGGCAGTGCGTACCTCCGGGGCGTTGCTCTGGTAGAGGAGAGCCTGGACGAGCGGGCCTGGCGCCCCTCTGTCGTCGGCCCGGTGCAGCGCCTGCGCGGTGAACGCTCCCAGGTCGAGTGTTTCGGCGGATACGGTCACCTCACGGCTGTCCTCGGCCACCGCCGACAGGTACAAGGCGGCCTTGTTGCCGAAGTACCGTGCGATCAGGGAGGCGTCCACGCCGGCGCGTTCCCCCACGTGCCGAAGGGTCACCGTGTCGTACCCGTGGCGGCCGAACAGGTCGCGGGCGGCGCTGAGCAACGCGGCCCGTGTGGCGTCGGAGTCGCGCTTCTTGCCATGCGCCCGTCGCGTCCCGGAGCCCATCAGCCGTCCTTCCCCGTCCGGGTCCCGTGACCGCCCGGAGCCGCGGTGGACGATACCCCACCCGCATGCGTCGACCGGGTTTCCCCGCCCGGCCCCCGTGCCACGACGCCGAGCGCCGACTCGGGGGCGGTGCCGTGGCGGGGCGGGAGGACGACGGCGGCGATGACGCCGAGGAAGGACGCCGCCGCGGTCACCAGGAGGGCGGTGGTGTAGGCGCTGCCCTGCGGAGTGCCGCCGGCGGCGGGGGTGTAGGCCAGCATGATCGCCGATATGGCGGCGCTGCCCACGGAGCCTCCAATGGTGCGCAGTACCTGGTTGAAGCTGGTCGCGCTTCCGGTCTCGGACGGCGGGACGTGGCGCACGATGAGGAGGGGCATGACCGCGTACGCCGCCCCGACGCCGTTGCCGAGCAGGAAGGTGCCGAGGACGAGGACGCTCAGGTGGTCGCGCCACAGGGCGAGCGAGACCAGATCGACGCAGACCACGAGGGCGCCCAGCGGGAGCACGCGGTAGAGCCCGATCCGGGAGACCAGGGCGGAGGCGAGGCGGTTCGCCGTGATGCTGCCCAGGGACATCGGCATCAGGACGAGTCCGGTAGCGGTGAGGGAGAGGTGGAAGCCGTATCCGGCACCGGCGGGGACCTGTGTGTAGAGGTTGATCAGGGACAGCACGCCGTACATGCCGATGCCCATCAGCAGCGCGGTCGTATTGGCCGCCAGGACCGCGCGGTTGCGTATCAGTCGGATGTCGACCAGAGGGTGCCTGGTGCGCAGGGCCTGCACGATCCAGGCGGCGAGCACCACGACTCCGGCACCGAGACATCCGAGGGTGGCATCCGACGTCAGGCCCCAGGCCACACCCTGGCTCAGGGCCAGCAGGACCATGGCCAGCCCGGAGCAGAGCAACACCGCCCCGGTCACATCCAGCGGCCGGCGCGGGACCGAGGACCCCACGGGCACCACCCACGTCACCACAAGGAGTGCGACGGCGCTCAGGAGCGCCGCGAACCAGAAGCCGGCACGGTAGTCGAGGTGCTGGGCG is a window of Streptomyces violaceusniger Tu 4113 DNA encoding:
- a CDS encoding 3-hydroxybutyryl-CoA dehydrogenase — protein: MHEVRTVGVVGCGLMGSGIAELCARRGLDTLVYEVNALAVESGRAKIESSLARAVERGKLTVADRAAALKRVAFTTDFADFADRDLAIEAVPEDEDLKLRVFEELDDALIRPDALLASNTSSIPIMKLAAATKRPGQVVGLHFFNPVPVLDLVELVPSLVIADSAWERIRAFAADTLGRHVIVSQDRAGFVVNSLLIPYIVSAIRMLESGFAVAHDIDAGMVRGCAHPMGPLRLADHIGLDTTLAVAESLYAEYREPHLAPPALLSRMVQAGHLGRKAGVGFYKYSAGTAI
- a CDS encoding TetR/AcrR family transcriptional regulator, which codes for MGSGTRRAHGKKRDSDATRAALLSAARDLFGRHGYDTVTLRHVGERAGVDASLIARYFGNKAALYLSAVAEDSREVTVSAETLDLGAFTAQALHRADDRGAPGPLVQALLYQSNAPEVRTAAADEIRTRLISPLASRLEAEGADDPVGRAEVLISCLIGVIALRSSALFEGLSAMRPEAIGAILEAAAQTPTERAQRTSGSAPEEA
- a CDS encoding N-acyl homoserine lactonase family protein — protein: MTTTKWVIDAVKLGELRDVPTEEVYLQDRSRRAVSMPLVMFVLRSGDRTVVVDTGGPAEEEQIRRMIPFGYAVGEEERLENALARLGVRADDVDLVVNTHLHWDHCSNNNAFRNAEILVQRAELGYATAPCPAHLRAYGIHGDSEPPFARCLERVRALDGGSEIASGLGVLPLPRHSPGSQGVRVDTGEGTFVIMGNCVDTLDNWANGGADLPLPSGRFTDLPAFYASLAHLKGTGWTPLPSHDHTVVEQATFGC
- a CDS encoding MFS transporter produces the protein MTGIREKPRSDKRRRSGTAHPRMLLPSLMFTALSVSVISTLGAPMVPTIAHEQRVSLSTAQWVLTSTLLAGAIAGPVLGRLGDGPRRRGAIQGALVGVFIGSVLAAIAPAFGLLLAGRALQGLGMGLMPLAIAVARDHLPAERMRSGISSLSITTSVGAGLGYPVTGVIAQHLDYRAGFWFAALLSAVALLVVTWVVPVGSSVPRRPLDVTGAVLLCSGLAMVLLALSQGVAWGLTSDATLGCLGAGVVVLAAWIVQALRTRHPLVDIRLIRNRAVLAANTTALLMGIGMYGVLSLINLYTQVPAGAGYGFHLSLTATGLVLMPMSLGSITANRLASALVSRIGLYRVLPLGALVVCVDLVSLALWRDHLSVLVLGTFLLGNGVGAAYAVMPLLIVRHVPPSETGSATSFNQVLRTIGGSVGSAAISAIMLAYTPAAGGTPQGSAYTTALLVTAAASFLGVIAAVVLPPRHGTAPESALGVVARGPGGETRSTHAGGVSSTAAPGGHGTRTGKDG